In Asterias rubens chromosome 2, eAstRub1.3, whole genome shotgun sequence, the sequence ATCACAAACAATAAAGAACTGTGCTATTGTAACGTTTGAGCCGTGACGCGAGACATAGTGTGTCTTTcgggctaccaaaatctcatcagggctactATAAATTCTTggttactagccctgctgactaccatgaaaatacacttaatttcGACCCCTGTTGGGTAAGGACAGGTAATGGGGTGGGAGAGGGAacgacaataaataaataagttgcaacaataaataaaatacacaggGGTTTATTTAAGGCTAGTGAAAATTAGGGACAGTAATGctctcagattttgttttccaattgcAGATTGTATTCTTCATGCGTGGACATAACTGCTcaagattttcggcgatatctcaaaaattctaccaccttttgaatcGTAATTTTAGTTATAAGGTATTTTTCTACAACTGTTAAAACAAACAGTGATTTCATAAGTATACCATAAGTACCTTAAAGTGCCAAATAAGtgctaaaataataattattttataagaCAGGgagcgatttcacaaagactaattctaggagatattaaaaactcaaGGCTAATCCTAAACTaagatgagtaactcgtcctaacttgagataagactagtcttaactctttgtgaaatccagccctgAAAGTGTTTGCTTACATCTTTGTAAAACACATCAGTGTTATTCTGTACATCATAAGCCAGCAGGTTTGTCTGTGTCCCAACCATCAAGACGTCAGTGACTCCCATGGAGTCAAGAGACCCGGCAGAGACTGCGCTGATCTTCTGGTTGATACTGAGCAAGCTGATATCTGAATCAACACTCGCTTCTGATGCACGGCCAGTCGAATGAGCCATTCGAGTGTGGGGGTTATGGACGAAGACCTAAAGAAGAAAAGCAAGTGTAATTTTtacacaaattacaaaaaataaaaaaataaaattgttttttttaagaggaaGAGAAATGACAtattaattcaattttgtgatgagctctggcctgatacttcactggGCAACGAAGATGATTGCCTCTGTGGCcaatggtcattgccttagtgcccttaaaatgctctagTATGGCTCTAGAATGAGCCATTCGAGTGTGGGGGTTATGGACGAAGACCTAAAGAAGAAAAGCAAGTggaatttttgtacaaattacGAAAaatccaaaaatgtttttttttttttaagaggaagAGAAatgacatttatttcaattttgtgatgAGCTCTGGCCCGATACTCCACTGGGCAACGAAGAtgattgcctctgtgcccaatggtcattgcctcagtgcccttaaagatgctatgtcagatttttggccccaaacattaaaaaatagatttttttaagtgaatggtatttcatagagtatcacccactctaacgaaaaaaggtttaacttttacttttaatggtcaggaaccatgacaaaaatttaaaatgtttcttataaaacatataagaattggtcacgtgatatattgtcgggatcccgacaaaaactaattttcagCACTTTacttcactgctactaataattggcagactttttcgagcaatggctcaaatgaaaacttgtaactttctcgacccccatcaaaatacctattgaattttaaatcaaaatttttgggtcaaatccgCCAAAactctgacatagcatctttaaaatgctccagtagaaatttgcaatttcctcatattGTAGGtcgccctttaccaaggagaagatgcctcagtgcccttgccctttcaaaaacgaagcatacaagcTTGTGTACTCATTTTTCAGTAGATATAAGTGCTCATGTGagtggagaaaaacaacaaggCTCTGACCTCgcgttaaaatggtgtaaattgcCATTGTATTTGATACCCAGTCAGTTAAATGGGACtctacataattttgttgtgaacaTGGTCATTTCCCTTCCTCGTTAGTTATTTAGCAACTGTAAAATGGCACACTTAAAACCCTTACGATGCTACGCAACAACATGCACAAATGGTAACAGTTGTTGTAACCTTTCGCATTTGGCAGTCAACTCAGACGTCATTCTTTGACTGAATTTGTTGCGTTTTAGAGGTCAAGTGACGTCATATTGGTGTTGCCTTTTGCTGATTATGTATTTTGTCAGTCAACTCAAATTCATACCTGGATGGAATTTGTTCCCTTTGACTGAGTTCATGGTCCCACACATTAGCCCAGTCACCACAGAGTGCATACTTCAGCAGGGCAAACAGCCTTACTCAGTCCTAACACAAGCAAGCCTGCACTATGCAACACAATATCTTGTTGCTTCGTTGCATTTGATCTGGTTCTCATTTCAACAGTGTATTCTATTCGGCTGGGTATTAGAGGGACCCTAATGGGGgttagtttttatattttaaatgtaCACAATGTCCTTTCCTTGGAATTGGATTGGAATTGTTTGAAAGATCTTCCCACAAAGGGAACTCAACAATGTACACAATGTCCTTTCCTTGGAATTGGATTGGAATTGTTTGAAAGATCTTCCCACAAAGGGAACTcaacaaactcccacaaggggaaatcaacaccaagctggcaacaaccaatctctctcatacaaacattggtttaaggtCTATGATTAGGAATCGCAcgaatcaagaaattgtgaaacagtaactagacgacaatacttattctaggcATTGTGAAATCTGCGGTTAGCTGagtgattcaaacccacaaccttgtgattgcaagtcctgcagtctaaccactggaccattgTGACTAAATGGAATTTAGAAAGCCAAGTTAGGTAAAGAAAGCCTGCcatgtttgatttaaaaacaaaattaattacctTGCCTGCCGTGGTAGCAGCTGTCAAATTTGGATGTTTGCCATCGTACTTGCCCAGTGTCACCATACGAGGGTTAATCTTATGGTTCAATTTCAAGGTGAAGATCGGGACCAACATCTTGACATCGACAGGTATTGCTCAACTCAGGAAGTAAGAAACACTaacacagctacatgtaacaATGAACGTTCTCTTTCTTTTATGCAAGGTTTGAAAACTGTGGAGAGAAGGATACATGACAACAAACAACTGTTATTTAAAGGCAacggacactatcggtaattactttaactaattttaagcataaaaccttacttggtaacgagtaatcggtagaggatgatagtataaaacattgtgagatacggctccctgtgacgtgatgtagtttttgagaaagtaattttcaaaatactttattttgagacgtcagatttagagtttgaggtctcgaaatcaagcacttgaaagcacagaacttcgtgtgacaagggtgtgttttttttcacagttatctcgaaacgttgacaaccaattgagctcaaattttcacaggtttgttattttatgcatggatacaccaagtgagaagactggtctttgataattaccaattagtgtccagggtctttaatagTGATAATAGTAACAGCAAAATGACCAAGGACTTTCGGGGTTgctaacaaacaaaacaatgttggTTCAGTAATATAAGGAATCATACTACGGACTGCAACATAGATTACTGCGCATGCGCTGCATCAATTTGCCCACGTTATCGGCCGATTGTGATCGGCTTCTTCGCAAGGCATGCTGTGATAGCTTCACCTGACGACCTGACTCCTTTCTTTAAAACACTATTGTAGCTTccagttgaaaaaaataacCGTTGAATTTGACCGTATTTTGGCTGATTTGTGGACACATTTGTTGGTAGTAGGCCCtaactttgttttaaatgtaattttatgACACATAGGTAGGGGAAGGCTACAAAACCCTATTTCATTTCTTGCGTGAACTCAAACCGTCCTTCCATTCAAGAAGTTAATTCCCTTTTCACAGTCTGTGCTTCCTCTGCCAGTCTGCCTTTTTGGTCATGTGCTCTGGGCCtatgatatgtacatgtagtgtagtgTACAGTATAATTAGtcttttgttgttcttttcatCATCTGTCGCGTCCTGTCACTGTCATTTGTTATGTGCCGGGCTGCATATCTGCGGGTAATAGTGGTTCATTCTACTTTTGCAGCCCCTGACCCACACAgcctgttttttttccccattttttgtTGCACTTTGGTTCGTCCCGGTTAGTTGTATTAATGTTGTATGGACCCTTTTAAGTTGATTATAGGAGTATTTCTTGTGTTTGCTTTCATGTTGTTTtgtactatttattattttgtgctgtTATACATATTTTTGACTATTTTGTGATGTtctggtcgaataaataataataacaataataataaatacgaTGCCAGAAATGGAAAGATCAATATCGCGTAAGCTTTGTTTTGTGATTTGATTGGGGAATATAGGCccataagtttttgttttcttgtaatgcttttcattttgctgttaagcgctttgaggaatgccaattcatattgcgctatataaatactgttttattatttattattattattagtaggcCCCTTCTGTactttaacaatttgtttggatGTACAACATCCCAACATCAGTGACTGCCTGGTTGCCATGGTTTCTACCATTAAAATGACAGCGACACTACAAATTGCCATACAACCATAATCCCCTTGTTTTTCTAAGTAAGATTAGAGACGCGAGTGTTCCTGGCGTAAATTGAAACTGTTTAGCACAGGTTGGTTAAGTCCAGCCCGCCCCTAGGCTAGCCCACCTGTTGAGCTGTCAATAAATGGCTCTCTTATATTAACATTAGTCTCATGTAATGGCAACTGTGATGAGACCCATGTTAAAAGAGAGctatttacagctcaacaacaAGGTAGGCTAGCCCACCCCCACTTACAACACAAATCAATCATCATCATGCTCAACCATGTCACCAACCCAGGTTTGTAAAATAGAATGTTATTtaaattatattatacttttttaTAGCTCCATTCATAACTTACAGTATACACTTTTATTTAcaagatacagcaagtgataCTTACATCATATACTACGAGTATGACATCATGGTCTTCTGAAATCCAGGAAAATCCACGTAAAACAAtccaatcaaaataatataaaatcaCCAATCATTCGTCCATTTCATCCATGCAAGGCAAGTCACAGAATGCAGGCAGTGACAACGTGAACGTAACTCAacgttataaaaaaataaactcgACAGTGCAAGTCACAATatgaatgatgatgataaaaaagaagataaaactCACTGGTCAGTCATTATAAACTGGACAGCTATTTCGAGTGTATACTATGTCTGTACATGGAGGTCTAAACCAGCTTTTTTACTTAACTTTCGAACTGTACTCACTCGTTGCTACACATAAACAAAACTGCATACCACTGacatccattttttttacacaccATTCGCGCTACAGCAAGCAGGGCGCCACCTGCACCACCTGCGGGCCCAATTTCACCACAGTAGATAGAGGGCGCGCTTTCATCACAATGTCAAAAATTCACCTTCTCAGCatgcaacaaaaaaaaacccattttttttaaagatcaataATATTGGGGTTTAGCATCTATTAATTTACCATTAATCTCTGCAAATGCTTTTAATTATCACCAGGTTGGACTCTTCCGTTGACACTGACTTCCTACTAAAAGAAGTTGTTCCACCAATGGGCTAGTCTAGGTTCCACTCAAACGTAAACAAACACTACAGACACACGTGACAAAGTGACACAGGATCGGAATGTCAGCTAAACCAGCATGCGAAACAGGTCTTTCTAGCCGGCCGTAAAgttcacaagtacatgtacatttaaacGGGTGCTTAAACAGGAGCATGTAAGTACTGAATACTTTATTTTAAATCGTGGATGCTCAAAATGGTTCGAAATGTTCTCTCTGTGATGGTGAGTCTGACTCTACTGAGTACTCCTGGAATCCGTACTCCTATATTGTATGAGGTTACTCGAGTGAAAACCACTAGCCAGCCGGACTTGTCAAGTCACAGGTTTACCGGCCCAACACTAAAATCACCAATCGGCAGTATgaccttactctatggtatgACAGACATTAGAAATAAGTTTATTTAGAACTATATCCATACAGTGGTTGATAATTTCTATTTGTGTGTACTTTAGGATGGAGCGGACAGATGACAAATATCCCTACATCATCAATCATGGTAAGGAAGAGTTGACATTTAAACTGGTCCCTCCTTATATATAATAAGAGAGGAGCAGGgtcaaattttataaagcttttaagcagaaaatattgcttagcaaaattattTGCACAATCGACAAGACAACCTGTTTAAGTTATTTGCTCTATGTCTAAGAAGATTGTAAAAATGTATCCCCTtttctacaaaaaaataaataagaaggAGAAAAAAAGGGGTCAACCTCTAAAATGGAAGCTTagcatgtgtttgttttttgcctttttgtCGCTAATTAATGTCTTTCCCGTATACCAGATTCTAGGGATGTTGCAGAACGAACCAGACTGCACCAAGCAGCAAGCAATGGGCAGCTACAGGTCTTACAGTGTCTCATCCAAGAAGGGTCCAGTGTGAATTGGACTGTCAATGGTGTCACCCCTTTACAGGATGCTTGCCAAGAAGGGAAAGTAGACTGCGTTAGAGCACTCATTGATGCAAATGCCCAGGTTTGGATATATTCCTGATTATTATGTACAAATTATTTTACCCATAAATTTCtgatttatgataataataataatattaagacttgtaatgcgcacgtatccaccctgctgggtgttcaaggtgcagtaaaaaCCATAAACTAACAAAATTTAACAAAGTCTCCATAAGTTTCAAGGTTCAATATTCATCTACTCTCCACAGTATCCAAAAACAAAagacattatcactcaagagcAACCAGTTTAAACAATACCACTTGCAATAAAGAAATATCAAGAACTAGGTGAAAACAAATGTGACACTGCAGTGGGATCCGCATTTTAGAAGCAGTTTGAGCAAAAGCTCATTATTAAACCTCTTGGTCAATAGCTGTGTATCAATAAAATAGATGGTGTCAATAAAAGAAGTCAGTATAAACTTCCAAAATAATTCAAAAGGGCtaatatatttgtatttttttgttttcatcaaaccAAACTGCAGTTGAATTGCATGGATATCGACTGGCATACTCCCCTGACTCGTTCATGTTCTCAAGGACACCAAGATTGCGTTCAACTTCTCCTTCAGTCAGGTGCTTTACCCAATATCCACCTTGGTGAAAGGTTTTCACCACTTCACTGTGCAGTATTCTCAGGTAAAATAATGGACACTtttatagcgccggtatccgccgcaagcggcgctcatggcgctactCTACAAAAGAACAACCAACAAGCAACGAAAGTagcataacataataataaaaataaacttaacaaaatgctTCTCTATGttgatgagtttttaaactgttcttgaatatgTTAAGTTAGTTGGAAAGTTTCACAGTTTCAggtagggagttccaaagcctCGTGCGATGCatcaagggggcatggaggcaaccgtCTTATGGCCTTTGGCCTATATTGCATACTCAAAGTCCCATTCTGATTGCACTGAAAAAGAGTCCTTTCACAAACAGGGATACCTGATGCAATTTAGATAACAGCATGTTCTTTCCTTTCATGCCTTATGCAAGTCAGTACTGCAAACATTCACATTGTTATAGTTTAAGGCTGGTGCAGTGTGTACACTGGGTAAGTGTTGAGCTGGAAGTGCAATGTAAACAAATGGTGGGCTTAGCACTAACAGTGAATTTATAAACGAAACAGTGTATacattgaagacactggacactattggtaattgtcaaagaccagtcttcgcacttggtgtatctcaacatatgcataaaataacaaagctgtgaaaattttagttcaattggtcgtcgaagttgcgagataaaaatgaaagaaaaagttgtgtgctttcagatgctcgatttcaagacctcaaaatctaattctgaggtctcgaaatcaaattcgtggaaaataacttctttcttgaaaactacgctactacagagggagccattactcacaatgttttatactatcaacagctccccattactcgttaacaagcaagatttatgctaataattattttgagtaataaccaatagtgtccactgcctttacgtgAAATGTAAGCCATTGGtgttttacataataataaacacCCATTAACATTGCACTCTGGCTCTAATATGTCAGACTTACCATAGCTATACAGACCTGATTACCCTATCAAGTTGTGTGTGCTCTGCTACAGGCCTGTCTGtatgcttttgtttttgaaagggcatgggcaccattgcaatttctccttggtaaagggcaccctatggggaaattgtaaattagtactgtgagcatttcaaaggcacaaaggcattgaccaggaggcatggaggcaatcgccttcagtaGCTCATAATATAACCGAGCTTCTTTGAATTTTAACCAAGTGGGATTTGGTCTCCTCCAAAAGTAGCATACTGTCTTTATGTTTTGGGGACAATAGCTTTGGTGTTGTAGTGTCTAATCTAAACCATAACTTTATGAATTGGATTTGGCTATAACTGCGTATTATTTCAATAATTAAACAATCTTCACCTGAGCCTCGAGTGTTGCCTTGGAATAAGACTTAGAATTTTTTGCATCTCTTCAATttttcataacttttttttttttaccagctaTTCTGatgattttatgttttttttttttctttttttttttttaaaggatgtATCGACTCCACTAACTTACTCTTGCAAGCCGGAGCAGAGGTAGATAAATTGGACTACAACAGATCTGGGACTCCACTGCATGCAGCAGCAAATGGCCACCAGACAATGTGTGTTAGGGCACTGCTACGAGCAGGTACAAAATCACATCTTTATTTATTTGCCAGTCTGATATTCTGTTCTTGTAAGGGCAgacagtttattttgttgtaaaggaaactgagggggggggggggggtgtactgCATCATTTCAACGAGCATTAAGGTAATTTGGCCAGTGGCATCAGGGCATGGCCAGGGCATAAAGGCAGCAGACAACCATTAGGGCAATTGCAaaaggcacaaaggcaatggTCAATAGCATCAGGGCCAAGGCCAGGGCAACAAGGCAACCATAAGTGGCACAGGGGCAAAGGCCAGGGGCATCAGGGCTTTGGTCAGGGGCATTAAACTATGGCCAGGGGTGTAAGGGCAATTTCTAAAGAAATtgaggcaatggccaggggcatTAATGCAAGGGCCAGGGGTGTAGACACATGTTTCTGTGTGAAGTATGAAAGTATAATGTGTGCAGCTTTAGCCATTTGTGCTTTCTGCTGGTCACAGTGTGGCTTTTGAAGTACAAATCTTACCCGGTAATTATGTTGTCTTTTTGCTGACCACGTTGGATGAATATTTGAATAGTTGATTGAAATTTCTTTaatcctttttgttttgccaggTGCAGATATCAATACTGTTAGGCCAACAGACAATAAAACTCCTCTCCATGTAGCAGCAGCTGTGTCTGCACCAGCAGAAATGATCACTTTGCTCTTACAACATGGGGCTAATATATATGACCTAGACACAGAGGGCAAGAAAGCAGTAGACTTGGCACCGATGGATAGCCAGGCTTATGGTGTTCTCAAACACTATGCAGGTAAAAAGAGAATTAAAAAATATGCAGAAATATATACTCGGACATATTATAGACTACGTATCAAAAGCAGCTTGACTTTTTGCCACAGCTTAAAAGCTGGTTTATTCACACACTATGAAATTTTCTCCTAAGGCAAGGAGCTGATACAGGGCAAACCGGCTAAATAGACATACATCAACCAATGCATTGCAATATAAATTTTGAGGACTACCATCGTTCAAAAACACATTGGACACCATGTCCAACCAAAACACAAATTGTCTACTACGCCCAAACCTAGTGGCCACCCAAAGGGCACAATGCCTAAGCAGCATTTAAATAATACGGACTCACTTGTCCATTCCCACAACAAGCTAGTTGCTCTTGCTTTCTAGTCACTGAAAATGTTTATGGGAACTTGGTAAGCTAAGTTTATGGTAAGCTTCTAAATGTACATAATAATACCaaagtcttacatagcgcacgtCCAACAAGGCTTACATAGCGCACGTCCAACAAGGAACTCAATGTGCTTAGTATAAACATTTTTTCCGAAAGACAGATTATTGAAGTTATGGATTCTGAGACCTAAAGTAGCAACCTTATCAGGGTACAGGTACAGCAAGGTGCTGCCAGGAAACAccaaggcgaaccccttctcttagcaaAAATTGTTACTGGgatcttttacgtgcattacacaatgcATGGGaacaacagctttacgtcccatatGAAGGATGTAGCAAAAATGGTCTTGCTtagagacacaagtgtcacgactctcaaacccacactccgctgatcagaaacaccagagcttgagtccgatgATTGTAAAcctctcggccatgacacgccactaaACTAAAATGccacatgtatttgtttttatcctaGAAAATGCCAGATTACTGAGCGAGCTGTGCAGGGAATGTGTTCATCAACATCTCATATTGGATGAATCCGTCAACTCACTACCTCTTCCAGAAAGACTCAAGGAGTTCCTTCAATTCAAATTATAAGAACATCAtttttcagtgcctttaaagattttcTTGCAATGAATAATTTCCTCCTTGTGCTTCCATCCCTGTGCTTCATTAAAATACTTTTAGCAATTTTATTTTCACGGTATATTTTAGATGGAAGGTTTATTTCTTTACGGTTGATCAAATTGAAACAAGGTAGTGTACCTTTTCAAAGAATGTTAGGTAAACAAATGCTTGGTAAAACCTTTCCAGAAACACTATTTGCTCGTTGTAACTGGAGTAACTATGCAATACTGAAATGCCTGTCAgtaatttgttaaatatttatagTTTTTCTACTGATTTGATTAGTTATACTTTTATGAAACATATTGGGATAATCATTCATCGGGGGAAACACTGCAGTAATATTtcgaatttttgtttaatgtgtgTCTTACAAAGATGGCAGAAGTATGATACGTTAACATCTCATTGTTAAACCTTATAATACCAGAAAAGTATTaagttaaatacatgtacagtttgtgttGAAGATTTGATTTTTACTACGGTGTGTGAAATACTGCTTGCTGATCTCATTTTTTATGTAGGAGTATTATTTTGAAATGTACTTAAAAAACATATGTGGTCAATGAATAGTGTGTTAATTAATggtgctattttttttaaagaggcaAGTATTGGTGACTGTATTCAACTCTTTATATGACTTTCAAATTATATTACAATTTAGTTAACTTTATACTGCAGTCTTTGAATGGTGTGAACTAAACTCTGTGGACTGATGAAAAGTTCCTTTcaaacaaatgtcacaaacgACTCTAAAGGAAATGTTGGGCTGGATAAATTCTGCAATCTGTTCTTAGTAATGCAACCATGCAACTCTTGAATAAATAATACCATGTTGGACTTTACATTTTTGTCTCTTGAACAATTGTAACAATTACATCTCTTAACTGAAATTGTTCATAGAATCATAATTGGAATCACTTCAAAAGCTCAATGAAAATATTTACGTCTGAACTATTGTTGACATCAAGATAATAGTATTCTGAAGGCCCCCATAACAGCACATGGGAACACAATTTTAAAGTATGTTTGTGACCATGTCTCCTCGTTCAAACAAAAGGAATTTTGGTGTTGTGACAAAGCAAGGATGAACTCGCTTTGTTTTCGTGTGCAAAACTAATGGAGATGCCTCTAAACAATGTCCAAACAATGAGATAAACCCTTGCCTCAAGGGATTCACAAACAGGTGTTGGCTTACAGAAGGACCCTTGTGGGGCCCCCACAACAGAACAAAGGACCTTACAAGGAAAACTCAATAAGAACAATGGACCGCACATGACAatctcaatgggagactttccaacgctaggtggcagcagacttgccaggtaaatttcaattgcttacgtagttctgaacatgcgcataactctgagaacaatggctttatccggtaagtctgctgccacctatcgtcccagaaagtctcctatacatgtacatagcaaTAGACCACACATTGAAGTTCTATAGAAAAGAGGACAATTAGTTTTATCAATGCAGGACCCACAAACATTATCCATAAGGATGTATGTGTGagtgagtaggtatacacatgcAAACCGAGGACCTATAGCAAAAGAGGACTATAGAGTTCATGGTTTGGGAAAGGTCCACAATCGGGAGAAAAAACTGCATTAGGGcatatcaaattttgtacattCAAGAAAAGCAAATATCaatcaaagacaaaaacacttttaaaacagtttccattttttataaacacaatAATTGATTTATTCTCTAAACAGtaaaactataaaagaaaaaacctaAAACCAAATAGACATCTACACATGACAGTGgatttgatatacatgtagccttGCATTTCTGCCTATACCATTTATTGGTATGCCTTTTTTTAAAGGTGTCATTACAGTCTTATGATTAACCTTTATAAAGCTGTGGTTCCTTGCCACATTGTTTAACATAAAACAGTCACAATGAGAAACAAACTAAAGCCAGGAGCATAATTCCTACGAATGTGAAGCAAATtggatgtgaatttgacgtcacaactctgtttttgcagcaaattatttgttgcaaatttgtgacgtcaacattcatttgccttcgcaggaagtataaaccgagCTCATGGCACAATGTTAAAGAGTCGCTGTTCACAGCTACAAGTAGCATTGAACAAGTGACAACCAATTTTATACTATTTCGACTGGTTACCAATTTCGGTTGTGTAAAACTATAGTGTTAAACAAAACACTGGGGATATTTTCCCCTGTAAGTACCCTTCCAATATAAAACAGACCAATTAAGCTATGTTCAAAGTCGTGATGCCCCAAAACGAATTTGGTTTATTCTAAAGCAAATACACGAGATGTCAGCCACTGCATTTGGAAATCATTCTCATTCAAAATGCTTATTCCAACCTGCAGTTCTTATTTAATGGCACAATTCCAttgagctgctcaagcagaaaaagaaatgtttacaaaatagttAACAATTTTTCTGCAAAGCAAAAATATACAGGTTAGCAGTCAGCCCTGCCCACCATGTCACTCAAGTGGCGCACACAGTATGATGCCGCACACAGTAAAATGTCCCTAATCACTCACCACTATTTGATGGGTGCATAAATGAAAAGGCTGCAGCTTAGAAAATCAGAGTATGTACTTGGAAAATAGACTTGACAACGTTGGCAAACACTTGTAGATGCAAAAAGACTAAACAATATGCCAGGGTATGCTTTCCATGACTGAGTTTCTGTGTTTAAGACTTTGTGAAGCCGCTtcaggtcccaatttcaaagagctgctatgCACAAAATTATGCCAATCAGAATaaggtaccagccaaaataccatgtcacatgtacactttgtgactggtatccagctaactattgctaagcagggtttcttaaaggaacacgttgccttggatcggacgagtttgtctataaaaagggtttgtaaccgtttgttataaaatgcatatggttggattggaaagatgttgtcaaagcagaatacaatgatccacacatatttgccttgaaattgtgtggttttccttttactgtgcgaacttccacggtcggccatttatgggagttgcAAGTCTACCCCCTGGTTTGTTgacaccatagagttatataagaa encodes:
- the LOC117306849 gene encoding ankyrin repeat and SOCS box protein 13-like — encoded protein: MMERTDDKYPYIINHDSRDVAERTRLHQAASNGQLQVLQCLIQEGSSVNWTVNGVTPLQDACQEGKVDCVRALIDANAQLNCMDIDWHTPLTRSCSQGHQDCVQLLLQSGALPNIHLGERFSPLHCAVFSGCIDSTNLLLQAGAEVDKLDYNRSGTPLHAAANGHQTMCVRALLRAGADINTVRPTDNKTPLHVAAAVSAPAEMITLLLQHGANIYDLDTEGKKAVDLAPMDSQAYGVLKHYAENARLLSELCRECVHQHLILDESVNSLPLPERLKEFLQFKL